Sequence from the Gigantopelta aegis isolate Gae_Host unplaced genomic scaffold, Gae_host_genome ctg4945_pilon_pilon, whole genome shotgun sequence genome:
TATATCTACTTTTAAAACTATAAGTCACATCAACTACTCTTAATTAAACAAATGCTCTCAACAACTCTTGCTATAACCtcaacaatataaatacaagtCTACCACTGTAATTCATCATCAAGTTTATATTTAAATCTTAGTCATGCTTGTTTAACAGTTTCAGGAGCATTGTCTTCTGTATGCAACATCTTTGAGTAACATAAACTGCtgaattgttattacaaatttgaaatgattgtaataataaataaattgacttctaaaaaatttaaaaataatgcaGCAGTTTTAGAAAAATTACATGTTATAACCTTAGAAACCAAGAAACCAAGCCCTAGACAAAAGTGTATAATAACTTAAACTCTACTAATGGAGGTGAACAATTTAGTATAtctaattggtcaatattttaGATCTTGATTTATAATCATTAGCATATGTACTTAAATACTTAATGTTGGAGTATAGTGATTTATAAGTATGAATGTGTTAACCACTTTTGTAAACATAGTTATGTAATACTTCATGTAAATGATgctatataaaatgaaatgatttttttgtattgttatatatatgtctattgATCAATCTCTCTCTTGCTGACTTTTATTTctcattatatttattgttgttatatctTACTCTCTCATAATCAATTCGTTGCTCAAACTCTGGTAACAGGTTATGAGCCCAGATCAATGCTGTTATGGCTGAAGCAACAAttggacaaacaaaatgttctatTGACAGACTAGATGCAAACAATTGGTTCATTTGGAAATTCCAGATGAAACATCTCCTGCTGGCTAATGGTCATGGGGCCTAGTAGACGAAACAGAGGTACTCAGGCATGGAGCGACAGCTTAAGAAGAAGCTGAATACAACAAAAAGACGCAGAAAGCGTTCTCAACAATTGTACTCGCTATCAGCCCGTCTCAACTGTACCTTATTACTTCATATGATAGACTGAAGCCAGCATGGGATGCTTGTGTAACCATTTTGAGAGAGATACACTGGCTAACAAACTCCTActgaataaacaatattttcatttagAGATGAAAGAAACTACCTCCATCGAAGCTCATATGAAAAGAATGAAGGAATTGACTGGTAAGCTCTTCGCCCTCGGTGCACCTATTGCAGAGGAAGACCAGGTGGTAATGCTCCTTGGTAGTTTGCATGCAAGTTTTCAAACGTTAGTTTTACAGCTCTAGAGGCTTGAGACACAATCATTTTAAGCCATGCTCAGTAATCATTGATCCATGAAGAAAAGAAGCTGAATTAGGAATATCGTAAGGAAAGGCCAGGTGACTCTGGTACAGCACTCTACCATCGTGAGAGAGGTAGTAACAGGCAACGTCGCATGGAAACCGAAGTGCTTTACGTGTGGACAAAACGGACATCTACTGTCCCAAGAAACCACAAGAGCACAATCCTAAACTGACTGGTAGAACAATGCAAAACCTACTAAAGAGATGTCACAGGAGTCAGAGGGAGTATTTACAGCCTTGGCTGATTGTCAGTGACCGAAAGAGTGGATAATAGACTCTGGTGCCACTAGTCGCACGACTCATTCAAAGGAACTGTTGTATCAGTATTGCAAGTTTGAAATTGCAGAGAAAGTGAGCCTTGGTGATGGACGTCAGTAGAAGCTCTTGGTACAGGAGATATTCAAGTTAATATGACATTTAAGGTTAGCAAACAGAAAAATTGTGTCATGACACATGTGTTGTATGTCCCTAAACTTAcaagtaattttgttttcagtgagAGCAGCAGTATCAAAAGGAAATACTGTTAGATTCACAgacttaattgttttattaagaaTAGAAAAGGAAAGTTAATTGGCATGGGTGTTGGTTGACAATAAGTTATACAAGCTAAACTGTAAACCTGTGGTGCAGGTACAACAGTGTGCCTCATCAGCATTTGAAAAGGGTAACTCAGCCGATTTATGGCATAGAAGACTTGGTCATTTAGGGAAACAGTAAATGAGAGAAGTACCTTCTAAAGAGTTCGTGAGAGTAATGCCCATTTCGAAGAATAATGAGCTATCATTTTGTGAATCATGTATTGTAGGCAAATTGCACAGAAAACCGTTTGAGCATGTTGGAGGAATTCGCTCCACCAGAAAGTTACAATGCGTTCATAGTGATGTGTGTGGACCAATGCCAACTGAGTCCTTAGGACAAAAGAGATATTTCGTGTTGTTCATTGATGACTATTCGAGATGTTGGCAAGTCTATTTTATGAGACACAATCCAAAGTTTTACATAAGTTTAAAGAGTTTGAAGCTCTTGCTACGAATGAAAGTTGATTGAGTATCGGTACACTTCGTACAGACAATGGAGGAGAGTATGTTTCTAAAGAATTTGAAGAATTTCTTAAGTCTAAAGGTATCTGACATAAGCTCACTGTCCATTTTCGCCTGCACAGAATGGATTAGCAGAAAGACTAAAGATGGCCTCAGAATAAAAATGCATAATAACTTGTACATCTCTCTTGgaggtgaaatatttattaattgacCTGTAAAGGAACAATCTCATTAGTAAATTAAGCATATTTTGATAATGTATCTAATTATGTTTCTGTTCTGATTAAAGATTAGAGTAAAGCATACCTATTCTCAATATCTGAATTACCTTATTAACAACATCCATATATTTCAACAATATCAGTATGACCTTTTTTAGTTGTATAATGAAATCCTATCATTAACTGTCTAATTTTACCATTAACACAGCAAACAAATAGTAAAAACATAAATTTCAATAGTTCTAATATTTTGAAGTGAAAAGGAGATTTTCATAATAACCCAATTAAACTCAAAATGATGAAACTCTggatttataatataacatatgcaCATAAACACTTACTGCATCAACAACGTCTAGATTGGCTCCTCTCTCTATTAAAATCCAAATCACATTTTTGTTGCCATTTCTTGCAGCTAACATAACTGCAGTCCTTCCctcctaaatatattataataacccCATTAATGTGTACCAAGGGAATATGTTATGAAGATTTGAAATTATCTCTACTAATAGTATTGTAAATGGATTACATGAGTACACTAGCACATTACAACCTAGATAACATTATATCTACTAAAAATATTACTGACATCAACTAGTCTTAATCAAACAATCTATTCTCAACAACTCTTACTATATCTCATCAATACAAATATAAGGCTATACCACTATAATTTACCATCAGCATTCCTttaattcataatttttttaattttactcaTCGTTTGTTTAATGCTTTTATGTGCACTGTCTTCTATATCAAACATTATTGAGTACAGTAAACTGATCACTTAGTTATTGCAAATCTAAATTTTAAActgtttgtaataataatataaaaatgacatatataaaatttaaatataatgcagtAAGTTTAGCAAAGTTGCTTCTTATCACCTTGGAAACAATAGCCTCAGACAAAAGTGTATAATAATCTATACACCTCTTCGAGAGGGTACAATATATTTCTTTACTTGTAATGGAGCAATTACCATTagtcaatatattataatataaatatattataacaaaccCATTAATGTGAACCAagggaatataattattataacaattgtaaattatCTCTACTAATACTATTGTAAATGTTTACATGAGTATACTAGGACATTACAAACCTAGACAACATTATATCTACTTTTAAAACTATCAGTCACATCAACTACTCTTAATTAAACAAACTACTCTCAACACTCTTACTATAATCTcaacaatacaaatacaagACTACCATTGTAGTTCATCATCAAGTTTATATTTAAATCTTAGTCATTGCTTGTTTAACAGTTTCAGGAGCATTGTCTTCTGTACGCAACATCTTTGAGTAACATAAACTGCtgaattgttattacaaattttaaaatgatcgtaataataaataaattgacttataaaaaacttaaaaataaatatattttacaataatccCATTAATGTGaaccaacaaaatatattataacaattgtaaatgatCTCTACTAACACTTTGCAAATGTATGACATGAGTACACTTTGAGTTACATCTTTGAGATACATAAGCTGctgaattattattacaaattttaaaaaagattgtaataaaaaataaattggcttataaaaaatttaaaaataacgcAGCAGTTTTAGCAAAAAATTTATTAGCTATAACCTTAGAAACCACAGCTTTAGACAAAAGTTTATAATAacttaaacaatatatactaaCAGAGGTGAAAAAACTTGTTTATCTTATTTGTCAATTAATACATACCATGATAAATATGTAGTTATTATCTCTTTACCACAGTTTAAAGATTACAGTTAAAGCACATTCATTCTCATCATCTGAATTACCTTTGTAACAATGTCGATATCAGCATTATGGTTGAGTAATATTTCAACAACATTACTATGTCCATTAATACTTGCATAATGAAGAGCTACCTTTCCACCCTATGTAATAAAAGACAAATATTGACTGTCAACTTAGACTACTAACAGACtaaatcaatataaacattagACAACTAACACtctaaataaatagtaaattcATCCATTGTCctgataaaaatatgaaaccTACAAGTATACATTGATTAGTCAAGACTGGATAATTGTTATCACTTTAACAATAACATGGTTAAATTTCAATAGCTCTTAGTATTTTGAagtaaaaaagaagatttttataATAACCCAATTAAACTCAAACTGATGAAGCTCTggatttataatataacatatgcacataaacacttactgtatcAACAAGATCTAGATTGGCTCCTCTCTCTATTAAAATCCAAATCACATCTTTGTGGCCACTTCTTGCAGCTAACATAACTGGAGTCAGTCCTTCCTAAGTATATTACAATAATCCCATTAATGTGAACCAACagaatatattataacaattgtaaatgatCTCTCCTAAAACTATTGTAACTGTATGATATGAGTACACTTTGAGTTATATCTTTGAGATACATAAGCTGctgaattattattacaaattttaaaatgattgttaAATTGacttataaaaaattaaaaataatgcagCAGTTTAGCAAAATTTATATGCTATAACCTTAGAAACCACAGCCTTAGACAAAAGTTTATAATAACTTAAACAGTATATACTAACAgaggtgaaatatttatttatctcaTTGGTCAATTAACGAATACCATGATAAATATGTAGCTATTATCTCTTTACCACAGTTTAAAGATTACAGTTTAAAGCACATTCATTCTCATCATCTGAATTACCTTTGTAACAATGTCGATATCAGCATTATGGTTGAGTAATATTTCAACAACATTAATATGTCCATTAATACTTGCATAATGAAGAGCCACCTTTCCACCCtatgtaataaaaagaaaaatatgacTGTCAACTTAGACTACTAACAGACTAAATAAATACGAACATTAGACAACTAACACtctaaataaatagtaaaatcaTCCATTGTCCTGATAAAAATATGAAGCCTACAAGTATACATTGATTAGTCAAGACTGGATAATTGTTATCACTTTAACAATAACATGGTTAAATTTCAATAGCTCTTAGTATTTTGAAGTAAAAAggagatttttttaataaccaaaTTAAACTCAAACTGATGAAGCTCTggatttataatataacatatgcaCATAAACACTTACTGCATCAACAAGATCTAGATTGGCTCCTCTCTCTATTAAAATCCAAATCACATCTTTGTGGCCATTTCTTGCAGCTAACATAACTGCAGTCCTTCCCtcctaaatatattaataaataaaatgacatatataaaatttaaatataatgcagtAAATTTAGCAAAGTTGCTTCTTATCACCTTGGAAACAATAGCCTCAGACAAAAGTGTATAATAATCTATACACCTCTTCGAGAGGGGTACAATATATTTCTTTACTTGTAATGGAGCAATTACATTagtcaatatattataatataaatatattaaacaaacccATTAATGTGAACCAAGggaatatattataacaattgtaaattatCTCTACTAAtactattgtaaatgtattacaTGAGTATACTAGGACATTACAAACCTAGACAACATTATATCTACTTTTAAAACTATCAGTCACATCAACTACtcttaattaaacaaattactctCAACAACTCTTACATAATCtcaacaatataaatacaagaCTACCATTGTAGTTCATCATCAAGTTTATATTTAAATCTTAGTCATTGCTTTTTAACAGTTTCAGGAGCATTGTCTTCTGTATGCAACATCTTTGAGTAACATAAACTGCtgaattgttattacaaattttaaaatgatcataataataaataaattgacttataaaaaacttaaaaataaatatattacaataatccCATTAATGTGaaccaacaaaatatattatacaattgTAAATGATCTCTACTAACACTTTGCAAATGTATGACATGAGTACACTTTGAGTTACATCTTTGAGATACATAAGCTGctgaattattattacaaaatttaaagtgattgttataaacaataaattgacttataaaaaattaaaaaataaacgcAGGAGTTTTAGCAAAATTTATTTGCTATAACCTTAGAAACCACAGCTTTAGACAAAACTTTATAATAACTTAAACAGTATATATAGTAACAGAGGTGAAAAACTTGTTTATCTCATTGCTCAAttaacacataccatgataAATATGTAGTTATTATCTCTTTACCACAGTTTAAAGATTACAGTTAAAGCACATTCATTCTCATCATCTGAATTACCTTTGTAACAATGTCGATATCAGCATTATGGTTGAGTAATATTTCAACAACATTACTATGTCCATTAATACTTGCATAATGAAGAGCTACCTTTCCATCCTATTGTAATAAAAGACAAATATTGACTGTCAAAACTTAGACCACTAACAgactaaataaatacaaatattagacaaCTAACACtctaaataaatagtaaaatcaTCCATTGTCCTGATAAAAATATGAAGCCTACAAGTATACATTGATTAGTCAACACTGGATATTTGTTATCACTTTAACAATAACATGGTTAAATTTCAATAGCTCTTAGTATTTTGAAGTAAAAAGGAGATTTTTATAATAACCCAATTAAACTCAAAATGATGAAACTCTggatttataataataattataacatatgCACATAAACACTTACTGCATCAACAAGATCTAGATTGGCTCCTCTCTCTATTAAAATCAGAATCACATCTTTGTGGCCATTTCTTGCAGCTAACATAACTGCAGTCCTTCCCtcctaaatatatataaataacccCATTAATGTGTACCAAGGGAATATGTTATGAAGATTTGAAATTATCGCTACTATTAGTATTGTAAATGGATTACATGAGTACACTAGCACATTACAAACCTAGATAACATTATATCTACTAAAAATATTACTGACATCAACTAGTCTTAATCAAACAATTATTCTCAACAACTCTTACTATATCTCATCAATAGAAATATAAGGCAATACCACTATAATTTACCATCAGCATTCCTTTAATTCATACTTTAATTTTACTCATCGTTTGTTTAATGCTTTTATGTGCACTGTTTTCTATATCAAACATTATTGAGTACAGTAAACTGATCACTTAGTTATTGCAAATctaaatttaaaactgtttgtaataataaataaaatgacatatataaaatttaaatataatgcagtAAGTTTAGCAAAGTTGCTTCTTATCACCTTGGAAACAATAGCCTCAGACAAAAAGTGTAAATAATCTATACACCTCTTCGAGAGGGGTACAATATATTTCTTTACTTGTAATGGAGCAATTCATTagtcaatatattataatataaatatattataacaaaccCATTAATGTGAACCAAGggaatatattataacaattgtaaattatCTCTACTAAtactattgtaaatgtattacaTGAGTATACTAGGACATTACAAACCTAGACAACATTATATCTACTTTTAAAACTATCAGTCACATCAACTACtcttaattaaacaaattactctCAACAACTCTTACTATAATCtcaacaatataaatacaagaCTACCATTGTAGTTCATCATCAAGTTTATATTTAAATCTTAGTCATTGCTTGTTTAACAGTTTCAGGAGCATTGTCTTCTGTATGCAACATCTTTGAGTAACATAAACTGCTGAATTGttattacacaattttaaaatgatcataataataaataaattgacttatataaaacttaaaaataaatatattacaataatccCATTAATGTGaaccaacaaaatatattataacaattgtaaatgatCTCTACTAACACTTTGCAAAGTATGACATGAGTACACTTTGAGTTACATCTTTGAGATACATAAGCTGctgaattattattacaaaatttaaagtgattgttataaacaataaattgacttataaaaaattaaaaaataaaacgcaGGAGTTTTAGCAAAATTTATTTGCTATAACCTTAGAAACCACAGCTTTAGACAAAACTTTATAATAACTTAAACAGTATATAGTAACAGAGGTGAAAAACTTGTTTATCTCATTGCTCAATTAACAAATACCATGATAAATATGTAGTTATTATCTCTTTACCACAGTTAAAGATTACAGTTAAAGCACATTCATTCTCATCATCTGAATTACCTTTGTAACAATATCAATATCAGCATTATGGTTGAGTAATATTTCAACAACATTACTATGTCCATTAATACTTGCATAATGAAGAGCTACCTTTCCACCCTATTGTAATAAAAGACAAATATTGACTGTCAACTTAGACCACTAACAGactaaataaatatgaacattaGACAACTAACACtctaaataaatagtaaaatcaTCCATTGTCCTGATAAAAATATGAAGCCTACAAGTATACATTGATTAGTCAAGACTGGATAATTGTTATCACTTTAACAATAACATGGTTAAATTTCAATAGCTTTTAGTATTTTGAAgtaaaaagaagatttttataATAACCCAATTAAACTCAAAATGATGAAACTCTggatttataatataacatatgcaCATAAACACTTACTGCATCAATAAGATCTAGATTGGTTCCTCTCTCTATTAAAATCCAAATCACATCTTTGTGGCCATTTCTTGCAGCTAACATAACTGCAGTCCTTCCctcctaaaatatattaaataaccCCATTAATGTGTACCAAGGGAATATGTTATGAAGATTTGAAATTATCTCTACTATTAGTATTGTAAATGATTACATGAGTACACTAGCACATTACAAACCTAGATAACATTATATCTACTAAAAATATTACTGACATCAACTAGTCTTAATCAAACAATCTATTCTCAACAACTCTTACTATATCTCATCAATACAATATAAGGCTATACCACTATAATTTACCATCAGCATTCCTTTAATCATACTTTAATTTTACTCATCGTTTGTTTAATGCTTTTATGTGCACTGTCTTCTATATCAAACATTATTGAGTACAGTAAACTGATCACTTAGTTATTGCAAATctaaatttaaaactgtttgtaataataaataaaatgacatatataaaatttaaatataatgcagtAAATTTAGCAAAGTTGCTTCTTATCATCTTGGAAACAATAGTCTCAGACAAAAGTGTATAATAATCTATACACCTCTTCGAGAGGGGTACAATATATTTCTTTACTTGTAATGGAGCAATTACATTagtcaatatattataatataaatatattataacaaaccCATTAATGTGAACCAAGggaatatattataacaattgtaaattatCTCTACTAAtactattgtaaatgtattacaTGAGTATACTAGGACATTACAAACCTAGACAACATTATATCTACTTTTAAAACTATCAGTCACATCAACTACTCTTAATTAAACAAACTACTCTCAACAACTCTTACTACAATCTcaacaatacaaatacaagGCTACCATTGTAGTTCATCATcaagtttatatttaaaatcttAGTCATTGCTTGTTTAACAGTTTCAGGAGCATTGTCTTCTGTATGCAACATCTTTGAGTAACATAAACTGCtgaattgttattacaaattttaaaatgattgtaataataaataaattgacttataaaaaatttaaaaataaatatgttacaataaTCCCATTAATGTGaaccaacaaaatatattataacaattgtaaatgatCTCTACTAATACTCATGGAAATGTATGACATGAGTAACAATTCAATTACATCTTTGAGATACATAAGCTGCTGAATTActattacaaattttaaaatgattgtaataaaaaataaattgacttttaaaaaattttaaaaatagcacaGCAGTTTAAAAGCAAAACTTATTGGCTATAACCTTAGAAAACCACACCCTTTGACAAaagtttataataatttaaacagtaTAAAAATTATACTAACAGTggtaaaaaatttatttatctcATTGGTCAATTAGTCAAGACTGGATAATTGTTATTACCTTAACAATAACATGGTTAAATTTCAATAGCTCTTAGTATTTTGAagtaaaaaagaagatttttataATAACCCAATTAAACTCAAAATGATGATGCTCTGGagttataatataacatatgcaCATAAACACTTACTGCATCAACAAGATCTAGATTGGCTCCTTTCTCTATTAAAATCCAAATCACATCTTTGTGGCCATTTCCTGCAGCTAACATAACTGGAGTCAGTTCCtcctaaatatattacaataatccCATTACTGTAAACCAACagaatatattataacaattgtaaatgatCTCTACTAACACTTTACAAAAGACtggataattattattaccttaACAAAAACATGGATAAATTTCATAAGTGTTAAGTAATTTGAAATTACAAACCtattatatctatttttaaaactatcagTCACATCAACTACTCTTAATTTAAACAAACTACTCTCAACAAATCTTACTATAATTCTcaacaatacaaatacaagACTATCAATGTAATTCGTCATCAAGTTTATATTTAAATCTTAGTCATTGCTGGTTTAACAGTTCAAGAGGATTGTCTTCTGTTAGCTACATCTCGAcaaatatttaatgtcaaattaGACCACTAACACactaaataaaaagtaaaagcatCCATGGCCCTGATGAAAATATGAAGCCTACAAGTATATATTGATTAGTCAAGACTTTCAGGAACATTGTCTTCTGTATGCAAGATCTTTGAATTACATAAACTGctgaattattattacaaatttaaacaattgtaataataaataataataattgacttataaaaaatttaaaaaaaatgcagcagtttagcaaaattatttgttataacCTTAGAAAGCACAGCCTTATACAAAGTTTATAATAACAAACACTATTAAAGGAGGTGGACAATTTATTTATCTCTTTGGTCAATTAACACACACCATGATAAATATCTAGTTACTATCTCTTCACCACAGATTAAAGATTAGAGTAAAGCTCTAGCTTCACTCTAATCTTTAGTAAACACTATGTGTATAATGCTTAGAAACAACAGACTTAGACAAAAGTATATAATAACTTAACTCTACTAAAAGTGAAATCACGAACTGTCAAATtaaaccactaacaaactaaaataaatagtaaaaacatACGCGGAAGTGATAAAAATATGAAGTCTATAAATATCCAGTATTGATTAGGCAATACTGGAcaattattatactattaaaaaataacatagaTAAATTTCAAAAGTTTTCAAATTTGAAGTAAAAAAGTAGTAAAGagggcattttttaaaataatcagatTAGACTCAAAATAATTAAGCTCAGGAttcataatataacataaacaataataattgtagTAGAGCTATTTAATGTATCCAGGAAAATGGCAGTTCATatggataacaatattttagcTATGACCATAATAGACTAAATGAGGTTATTAGACTATGTATACAACTTCACCAATGCTATCATGAGAGACATTACTTCATTAATGTCCTTATATGCCTTAGTATACACTATAACTTTAAGCCTTTCCTTTAAACTTAACAAAAAACAGTATTAGTTGTCATCCAGAAATAATAAAGTTTTGGAATTACTGACATAAAATCATAATCATAGCGTAAAAAAGAATCAAGATTGACCTCTTCATATGTAGTCATCACTTAATTCATGCAGATACTGCCTTACAGAATTTTTCTAAAGCTAACTTTAAAAAGTGCAATGACCTAACCACAGACAACGCACAATCCCTGCTGTTTGTTCAGCTTGTACTAAAATACTTTAAGGACAGACATCCCAAGGAATCCTGTCATTGTCATAACTAATCTGTCCATTCATTATCATCTTTGAGTAACATAAACTGCtgaattgttatta
This genomic interval carries:
- the LOC121366180 gene encoding ankyrin repeat domain-containing protein 50-like produces the protein MRAHVLEPQNGDIVQEDDPQNDSLIESARKGDLSGVEDALLIGANVNAMSLEGLTPVMLAARNGHKDVIWILIERGANLDLVDAGGKVALHYASINGHSNVVEILLNHNADIDIVTKEELTPVMLAAGNGHKDVIWILIEKGANLDLVDAEGRTAVMLAARNGHKDVIWILIERGTNLDLIDAGGKVALHYASINGHINVVEILLNHNADIDIVTKEGLTPVMLAARSGHKDVIWILIERGANLDLVDT